From Leptospira venezuelensis, a single genomic window includes:
- a CDS encoding O-acetylhomoserine aminocarboxypropyltransferase/cysteine synthase family protein — MARNYKPETIVLHGGQTPDPTTTSRAVPIYQTTSYVFKDTDHAARLFGLQEFGNIYTRIGNPTTDVLEQRVAALEGGVAALATASGQSAETLALLNIVEAGQEIVASSSLYGGTYNLLHYTFPKLGIKVHFVDQSNPENFKKAINDKTRAIFAETLGNPKLDTLDIEAVAKIAHDAGIPLVIDNTLPSPYLVRPIDFGADIVVHSLTKFLGGHGTSIGGIIVDSGKFNWGNGKFKNFTEPDPSYHGLKFWDVFGKFEPFGGVNIAFIIKARVQGLRDLGPAISPFNAFNILQGIETLHLRVTQHSQNAQKVAEFLSKHPKVTWVNYPGLTSDKNYALAKKYHTRGLFGAIIGFGVKGGIPEAKKLIDGLELFSLLANVGDAKSLAIHPASTTHQQLSPEEQLAAGVTPEFIRLSVGLEHIDDIITDLDEALKKV, encoded by the coding sequence GTGGCAAGAAACTATAAACCAGAAACAATCGTTCTTCACGGAGGACAAACCCCGGATCCAACAACCACATCCAGGGCAGTCCCTATCTACCAAACGACCTCTTATGTTTTTAAGGACACAGATCATGCAGCGAGATTATTCGGTCTCCAGGAATTCGGTAATATCTATACTAGGATCGGTAACCCAACTACTGACGTATTAGAGCAAAGAGTTGCAGCCTTAGAAGGTGGAGTAGCAGCACTTGCAACTGCATCCGGTCAATCCGCAGAAACATTAGCACTTTTGAATATAGTAGAAGCTGGACAAGAGATCGTGGCATCTTCTTCTCTTTATGGCGGAACTTATAACCTTCTTCACTATACTTTCCCTAAGTTGGGGATCAAAGTCCATTTTGTGGATCAGTCAAATCCGGAAAATTTCAAAAAGGCGATCAATGATAAGACAAGGGCCATCTTTGCCGAAACCTTAGGAAATCCTAAATTGGATACTTTGGACATCGAAGCGGTTGCTAAAATTGCTCATGATGCAGGGATTCCACTGGTAATTGATAATACCCTACCTTCTCCTTATCTTGTTCGTCCTATCGATTTTGGTGCGGACATTGTGGTTCATTCACTCACCAAGTTTTTGGGAGGGCACGGAACTTCGATCGGCGGGATCATAGTAGATTCAGGTAAATTCAACTGGGGAAATGGCAAGTTCAAGAATTTCACAGAGCCGGATCCAAGTTATCATGGCCTGAAATTCTGGGATGTATTCGGAAAGTTTGAGCCATTTGGCGGAGTGAATATCGCATTCATCATTAAGGCTCGTGTGCAAGGTTTAAGAGATTTAGGACCAGCTATCTCTCCTTTTAATGCGTTTAATATCCTACAAGGTATTGAAACTCTTCATTTGAGAGTGACCCAACATTCTCAAAATGCTCAAAAGGTTGCGGAATTTCTTTCAAAACATCCAAAGGTAACCTGGGTGAATTACCCTGGGCTCACTTCCGATAAAAACTATGCTCTAGCTAAGAAGTATCATACAAGAGGATTGTTCGGAGCAATCATTGGATTCGGAGTGAAAGGTGGAATTCCTGAAGCGAAGAAGTTGATAGACGGTCTGGAATTATTCTCCTTACTCGCAAATGTGGGAGATGCAAAATCACTTGCGATCCATCCAGCTTCTACCACTCACCAACAGTTGAGTCCGGAAGAACAATTGGCAGCGGGAGTGACTCCTGAGTTTATCAGACTTTCTGTAGGTCTGGAACATATAGATGATATTATAACGGATCTGGATGAAGCACTGAAAAAGGTGTGA
- the metX gene encoding homoserine O-acetyltransferase MetX — translation MGSNQSVGIVEPKTAVLGDLRLDNGSILSPTVVAYETYGTLSPNKDNAILICHALSGDAHAAGFHSEGEKRPGWWDEYIGPGKAFDTNQYFIISSNVIGGCKGSSGPMSINPVSGKPYGSSFPFVSIKDMVAAQKLLVESFGIQRLLCVAGGSMGGMQALQWSISYPDVLENCIILASSAEHSAMQIAFNEVGRQAILSDPNWNNGLYEDSATPRKGLALARMMGHITYLSDHKMREKFGRNPPRGNLLNSDSDFAVGSYLIYQGESFVDRFDANSYIYVTKALDHFSLGKGQELTKALSPAQCRFLVVSYSSDWLYPPSQSREIVKSLEASDKRVFYVELTTNEGHDSFLLPNQRQEDVIRGFLNMPVNE, via the coding sequence ATGGGATCGAATCAATCCGTCGGCATAGTAGAACCAAAAACCGCAGTGCTGGGAGATCTACGCCTGGACAACGGTTCCATCCTTTCTCCTACAGTAGTTGCGTATGAAACTTACGGAACTCTTTCTCCGAATAAAGACAATGCAATCCTAATCTGCCACGCACTTTCTGGAGATGCCCATGCAGCGGGCTTCCATTCAGAAGGGGAAAAACGCCCTGGGTGGTGGGACGAATATATTGGCCCAGGTAAAGCATTTGATACAAATCAATATTTTATAATATCTTCTAACGTAATCGGTGGATGTAAAGGTTCCTCAGGACCGATGAGCATCAATCCTGTGAGTGGCAAACCCTACGGTTCCAGCTTTCCTTTCGTTTCCATCAAGGATATGGTAGCTGCCCAAAAACTTTTGGTAGAATCTTTCGGGATCCAAAGATTACTCTGTGTGGCAGGCGGCTCAATGGGCGGAATGCAGGCATTACAATGGAGCATCTCTTATCCAGATGTTCTAGAAAATTGTATTATACTCGCCTCTTCTGCGGAACATTCCGCAATGCAGATTGCTTTTAATGAAGTGGGAAGACAGGCAATTCTTTCCGATCCAAATTGGAATAACGGATTGTATGAAGACAGTGCGACTCCTAGAAAAGGTCTTGCACTAGCTCGAATGATGGGGCATATCACTTATCTTTCCGACCATAAGATGAGGGAAAAATTCGGTAGGAATCCACCTAGAGGAAATCTCCTGAACTCGGATTCTGATTTTGCAGTAGGAAGTTATTTAATCTATCAGGGAGAAAGTTTCGTAGATCGTTTCGATGCAAATTCTTATATCTACGTAACAAAGGCTCTGGATCATTTCAGTTTAGGAAAAGGTCAGGAACTTACTAAGGCTCTTAGTCCTGCTCAATGTAGATTTTTAGTGGTATCTTATAGTTCTGATTGGCTCTATCCTCCTTCTCAATCTAGAGAGATTGTAAAAAGTTTAGAAGCATCTGATAAAAGAGTCTTTTATGTAGAGCTTACAACGAATGAAGGTCACGATAGTTTTCTTCTTCCTAACCAAAGACAAGAGGATGTGATCCGAGGTTTTCTAAATATGCCGGTGAATGAATGA
- the metW gene encoding methionine biosynthesis protein MetW, translating to MIDSKILSSTTLRERPDFAYILDTISPGSRVLDLGCGNGDLLYLLKQKGIRGQGIEKDEDAIVECIRKGVYVHHGDIDEGLSHHEDKRFDYVILNQTIQETRHPGDIIKECLRIGKRVIIVFPNFGYWEVRFRILFQGKTPVTDLLPYRWFNTPNLHFLSVLDFQEFCDIRGFTVEDRAFFTDLKQVKFSPNFFAKLALFQIR from the coding sequence ATGATAGATTCTAAGATCTTAAGTAGTACTACCTTGAGAGAAAGACCGGACTTCGCATATATCCTGGATACTATCTCACCAGGTTCTAGAGTTTTAGACCTTGGATGCGGTAATGGAGATCTTCTTTACCTTCTGAAACAAAAAGGGATTAGAGGACAAGGAATAGAGAAGGATGAGGACGCAATTGTAGAATGTATCCGCAAAGGTGTGTATGTTCATCACGGGGATATCGACGAAGGTTTAAGTCATCATGAAGACAAACGGTTTGATTATGTGATCTTAAATCAAACCATCCAAGAAACTAGACATCCCGGTGATATTATCAAAGAATGTTTGAGAATCGGGAAACGTGTGATTATCGTTTTTCCAAATTTCGGGTATTGGGAAGTTCGTTTTAGAATTCTGTTCCAGGGAAAAACTCCAGTCACGGACCTTCTTCCTTATCGTTGGTTCAATACACCAAACCTACACTTTCTATCTGTCCTGGATTTCCAAGAGTTCTGTGATATTCGTGGATTTACTGTGGAAGACAGAGCATTCTTCACAGATCTAAAACAGGTAAAATTCAGTCCGAACTTTTTTGCAAAGTTGGCTTTATTCCAGATTCGATAG
- a CDS encoding D-alanine--D-alanine ligase, whose amino-acid sequence MKIAVLFGGTSTEHEISLRTGTFISKTLSSMGHSVKPILISRDGRWVIPKEYRPEFPEGNSKNPEEYLKEFEEIHSTTAGAFSSLDCDIAFLGLHGTSGEDGSVQGFLKVLGIPFTGSDVKASALAMDKVRANRLFQLAGMSVAPFWELRKKEYSENPTLVESSGLQYPLFLKPVEGGSSFHTFRIEGPEDLRKRLPEFFDAEEHAILQKFLKGTEVSCGVWEKKEGSKRILEALPPTEIIPGGEFFDVESKYKPGLSQEITPARLPEKIISKIQEQSILAHKTLGCEGYSRTDFIVVGETPFVLETNTLPGMTETSLIPQQAKAAGIPIQTLYQSLIDQALERAGKETQRV is encoded by the coding sequence TTGAAAATTGCAGTTTTATTCGGCGGAACTTCCACAGAACACGAAATTTCCCTGCGCACAGGCACTTTCATAAGTAAAACTTTGTCTTCCATGGGACATTCGGTCAAACCCATTCTCATTTCCAGAGATGGCAGATGGGTCATCCCTAAAGAGTATCGACCTGAGTTCCCGGAAGGAAATTCCAAAAATCCGGAAGAGTATTTAAAAGAATTCGAAGAAATTCATTCTACGACTGCAGGAGCATTCTCCTCGTTAGATTGTGATATAGCATTTTTGGGACTACATGGAACTAGCGGAGAAGACGGATCTGTCCAAGGATTTTTGAAAGTTCTTGGAATTCCATTCACAGGTTCAGATGTAAAAGCTTCTGCCCTTGCAATGGACAAGGTGAGAGCAAATCGATTGTTCCAACTTGCGGGAATGTCTGTCGCTCCATTTTGGGAGTTGAGAAAGAAAGAATATTCTGAAAATCCGACTTTGGTCGAAAGTTCTGGATTACAATACCCACTTTTTCTAAAACCTGTAGAAGGTGGTTCTAGTTTTCATACATTCAGGATAGAAGGCCCCGAAGATTTACGTAAAAGATTGCCTGAATTTTTCGACGCGGAAGAACATGCGATCTTACAAAAATTCCTAAAAGGAACAGAAGTTTCCTGCGGAGTCTGGGAAAAGAAAGAAGGTTCTAAAAGAATCTTAGAGGCACTTCCTCCTACAGAGATTATCCCTGGTGGAGAATTTTTCGACGTAGAATCAAAATACAAACCTGGACTTTCCCAAGAAATCACTCCTGCTCGTTTACCTGAAAAAATCATCTCTAAGATCCAAGAACAATCCATTCTAGCTCACAAAACTCTCGGATGTGAAGGCTATTCAAGAACGGATTTTATAGTAGTTGGAGAGACTCCATTCGTATTGGAAACAAATACGTTACCCGGAATGACAGAGACTAGTCTTATCCCTCAACAAGCAAAAGCAGCAGGTATCCCGATCCAAACATTATACCAGTCTTTGATTGATCAGGCTTTAGAAAGAGCAGGGAAGGAGACTCAGAGAGTTTAG
- a CDS encoding MlaE family ABC transporter permease, whose translation MLDTFKEKANDTLYAAGYTIVLIAETFLNLRFIVEKRKEILDQMFIAGVGSLFVVSVVAVFTGMLLTLNTGLGLKDFGAEGQIGLLLTITLTREMSPFMTALILAASIGSAIAAEIGTMKVSEEIDALEVMSIDPVRFLVFPRVLGFSLMVPVLCVYSSILGILGGAIVGHFQLGIEYIVYFQDVNERITSIPGLKDLYTGLFKGYVFGLIISSISCSHGLRTSGGAIGVGRATRESVVTSFLMVIFFGYVITAIFYRQ comes from the coding sequence ATGTTGGATACATTTAAAGAAAAAGCAAACGATACTCTGTATGCCGCTGGTTATACAATCGTTCTGATCGCGGAGACTTTTTTAAATCTAAGATTCATCGTTGAAAAGCGGAAAGAAATTTTAGACCAAATGTTTATCGCCGGAGTAGGAAGTTTATTCGTAGTTTCGGTGGTTGCTGTTTTTACGGGAATGCTTCTCACCTTAAACACAGGACTTGGATTAAAAGATTTTGGAGCAGAAGGTCAAATCGGACTTCTTCTTACAATCACTCTCACCCGAGAAATGTCCCCTTTCATGACCGCACTCATCTTAGCAGCTTCCATAGGCTCTGCGATTGCCGCAGAAATCGGTACAATGAAAGTTTCCGAGGAGATTGATGCACTCGAAGTAATGTCCATTGATCCAGTGAGATTTCTGGTATTTCCGAGAGTATTAGGTTTTTCTTTAATGGTTCCGGTCCTCTGTGTATATTCCAGTATATTAGGGATTTTAGGTGGAGCAATCGTAGGCCATTTTCAACTGGGAATTGAATATATAGTATATTTTCAAGATGTGAATGAACGGATCACTTCTATCCCAGGTCTGAAAGATCTATATACTGGTTTATTCAAAGGTTATGTTTTCGGCCTGATCATTTCTTCAATTTCTTGTTCTCATGGTCTGAGAACTTCAGGTGGAGCAATCGGTGTGGGGAGAGCTACAAGGGAATCGGTAGTAACTTCTTTCTTGATGGTTATCTTTTTTGGTTATGTGATCACAGCGATCTTTTACAGGCAATAA
- a CDS encoding ABC transporter ATP-binding protein, with the protein MEEYAIELINLHKAFGQRKILKGMNLQVKKGETMVVLGPSGTGKSVTLKHITGLLDPDAGECKIFGEKISGAEIPERERIRSKMGVLFQSGALINWMTVFDNVALPLREHKLYPEEEIQKIVAEKLRLVDMTVAKDNFPNDISGGMKKRAGLARAIAANPQIILYDEPTSGLDPVMSNVINELIIRIKKETGAAQVVVTHDMSSAYMIADRISFFYGGQVLFTGTPEEVQNSPNEFIRQFINGHTKGPMILETKN; encoded by the coding sequence ATGGAAGAATACGCAATAGAATTAATCAATTTACACAAGGCTTTCGGCCAAAGAAAGATCCTGAAAGGAATGAATCTCCAAGTAAAAAAGGGAGAGACAATGGTCGTGCTTGGACCTTCTGGAACGGGAAAGTCAGTCACCTTAAAACATATCACCGGCCTACTCGATCCGGATGCCGGAGAATGCAAAATCTTTGGAGAAAAAATCTCAGGTGCAGAAATTCCAGAAAGAGAAAGAATCCGCTCGAAAATGGGGGTTCTTTTTCAATCTGGGGCACTCATTAACTGGATGACTGTTTTTGATAACGTTGCACTCCCCTTACGAGAACATAAACTATATCCCGAAGAGGAGATCCAGAAGATTGTCGCCGAAAAACTTCGGTTAGTGGATATGACAGTCGCAAAGGATAATTTTCCGAATGATATCTCGGGCGGTATGAAGAAGAGAGCTGGACTTGCAAGAGCGATCGCTGCTAATCCTCAGATCATTCTGTATGATGAGCCCACATCTGGTCTAGATCCAGTTATGTCGAACGTGATCAACGAACTGATTATTCGTATCAAAAAGGAGACTGGCGCAGCACAAGTGGTCGTCACCCATGATATGTCCAGCGCCTACATGATAGCCGACCGCATTTCATTTTTTTATGGTGGACAGGTACTATTTACAGGAACTCCCGAAGAAGTGCAGAATTCTCCGAATGAATTCATCCGTCAGTTTATTAACGGACACACCAAGGGACCAATGATTCTGGAAACTAAGAATTGA
- the mce gene encoding mammalian cell entry protein Mce gives MKSFRYLLVGAIFSVALVVVGYFTVMTEGGPVQKRGEFLKINFKNSEGIKVGNKVTVQGVPFGYVSNIRLIQIDENGAVLPAGEVGVATRVEVTILLKEPVRMYENYDIAIRNESLLSGRVISIDPGTSESTEEGKGAPRTFQVVDYKSGVSSLKGRVLQDPLVSLSELIAENRGDIRKTFSNVADITTKINSGDGTLGRLINRDDLHTNVNTVLTDAQIVLRELREGLEDTREQAPVTSFIRAALSSF, from the coding sequence ATGAAATCCTTTCGTTATCTTTTAGTAGGTGCTATCTTTTCAGTCGCTTTGGTCGTAGTAGGTTATTTTACCGTCATGACGGAAGGTGGGCCCGTTCAAAAACGGGGCGAATTCCTAAAAATCAATTTCAAAAACTCGGAAGGGATCAAAGTAGGAAATAAGGTCACAGTACAAGGTGTTCCTTTTGGATATGTATCGAATATTCGACTCATCCAAATCGATGAAAATGGAGCAGTACTTCCTGCAGGAGAAGTCGGAGTTGCAACCAGGGTAGAAGTTACCATTCTTCTAAAAGAGCCTGTGCGTATGTACGAAAATTATGATATTGCAATACGTAACGAAAGTTTACTCTCCGGGCGAGTAATTTCAATTGACCCTGGAACCTCAGAATCTACGGAAGAAGGTAAAGGTGCGCCTAGAACCTTCCAGGTAGTGGATTACAAATCTGGAGTTTCTTCCTTAAAAGGACGGGTGCTACAAGATCCACTTGTGTCTCTTTCAGAATTGATCGCAGAAAATAGAGGAGATATCCGTAAAACTTTCTCCAACGTAGCAGATATCACGACTAAGATCAATAGCGGAGATGGGACCTTAGGAAGGCTTATAAACAGAGATGATCTTCATACAAATGTCAATACAGTATTGACAGATGCGCAGATCGTTCTTAGAGAACTGAGAGAAGGTCTGGAAGATACCAGAGAGCAGGCTCCTGTTACAAGCTTTATCCGCGCAGCACTCAGCTCTTTCTAA
- a CDS encoding NAD(P)-dependent oxidoreductase, with protein MSSHKIAIIGTGIMGRGIANNLSKEGHSLQLYARNPEKIQDLKSDKVSIYGNIKETVKNSEIIILCLTEDHVVEDSVFSSGLLEANAKYVIDVGTTSPSLTLKLNNTFQKQNIQFLDAPMTGSKNAARDGQILFMVGAKSKEEIQDISFIFEICGKNTVYCGNVGDGQKAKIALNMVQAGIFQVYMEGFSLAKSQGIDTSILKSILEQSAAKSGISEFKFPFVFSGNYETHFALKNMYKDLKHALSLGKESGTKLPLCSELDEIYQAGMNNGFGEKDYCSLNEVTAKIPPAK; from the coding sequence ATGTCTTCTCATAAAATTGCAATCATCGGAACTGGAATCATGGGTAGAGGGATCGCAAATAATCTCTCTAAAGAAGGTCATTCCCTCCAACTATATGCTCGTAATCCAGAAAAGATCCAAGACCTAAAATCGGATAAAGTTTCTATCTATGGAAATATTAAAGAAACAGTAAAAAATTCTGAAATCATAATACTCTGCCTCACGGAAGATCACGTGGTAGAAGACTCAGTATTCTCCTCTGGACTTTTAGAAGCGAATGCAAAATATGTGATAGATGTTGGAACCACCTCCCCTTCTCTCACACTTAAATTAAATAACACATTCCAAAAACAGAATATTCAATTCTTAGACGCCCCAATGACAGGTTCCAAAAATGCCGCGAGAGACGGTCAGATCCTATTTATGGTAGGAGCAAAATCAAAAGAAGAAATCCAAGATATTTCGTTCATCTTCGAAATCTGTGGCAAAAATACTGTCTACTGTGGGAATGTCGGCGATGGGCAGAAGGCAAAAATTGCTCTCAATATGGTGCAGGCTGGGATCTTCCAGGTCTATATGGAAGGTTTTTCTTTGGCCAAAAGCCAAGGTATAGATACTTCTATCTTAAAATCTATCTTAGAACAATCCGCTGCAAAGTCCGGAATTTCAGAATTTAAGTTTCCATTTGTATTCTCTGGAAATTACGAGACTCATTTTGCTTTGAAGAATATGTATAAGGATCTCAAACATGCACTTTCTTTAGGAAAAGAGTCCGGAACAAAACTGCCGCTCTGTTCCGAACTAGATGAGATTTACCAAGCCGGTATGAACAATGGCTTTGGTGAGAAAGATTATTGCAGCCTAAACGAGGTTACTGCGAAGATACCTCCGGCCAAATAA
- a CDS encoding GDYXXLXY domain-containing protein, whose product MKKFNISVLAVFLPIIVLASVAFEREFDLRNGKILILPITGYDPRDLLSGQYLRFQIDRKYSDDICQKGDYVSSAIESATATTDGRKLTKKEACVCFDSREPSEYEIRFHSDCDELKNDTTCWNYVKGECNYGDFNYPFSKYFIPEEGAKKLEEKLREPGAKIQLRIDENGNGLIEKIIWPEVSSQ is encoded by the coding sequence ATGAAGAAGTTTAACATTTCAGTTCTCGCAGTATTTCTGCCAATTATTGTTTTAGCCTCCGTTGCTTTTGAGAGAGAATTCGATCTTAGGAATGGAAAAATTCTGATACTTCCGATTACTGGGTATGATCCTAGAGATCTACTTTCAGGACAATATCTTAGATTTCAGATAGATCGTAAATATTCTGATGATATTTGCCAAAAAGGAGATTACGTTTCATCTGCAATAGAATCGGCAACGGCTACAACAGATGGACGTAAGCTTACAAAAAAGGAAGCTTGTGTTTGTTTTGATTCCAGAGAACCTTCTGAATATGAAATACGTTTTCACTCTGATTGTGACGAACTCAAAAATGATACAACTTGCTGGAATTACGTCAAAGGCGAATGTAATTACGGAGACTTTAATTACCCTTTCAGCAAATATTTTATTCCGGAAGAGGGCGCCAAAAAACTGGAAGAAAAACTGAGAGAACCAGGCGCCAAAATCCAGTTGAGAATAGACGAAAACGGAAATGGATTGATCGAAAAGATTATTTGGCCGGAGGTATCTTCGCAGTAA
- a CDS encoding DUF2157 domain-containing protein has translation MNWKKKLKTWVDSGLISQTQAESILKFEDSKKIPYVFYSFLALGIVVIGLGVIAMVAANWDKIHYSVKLFNSFMILSGIGIAILYSQKKEIWNDTVRYLLVLLLCVLFFANIGLVSQVYHTQGKLYQGLLLWSGITILLVIMYPGRILQHLWIAVFSSSFLSWIDNHPDIGWKERSHYFSLFFFVASWVFAGIAIFAEKRLETKESKTSILVNPFLLWAFGFFLTSSIWGSFETHDIPNLDGDPEFVRRYDLPFSWYWPLLIPILLIVISQIFRKRFSRRKIILLSISGIFLGFLNYPQVFHWYGKFPAMIFFFLAWIPFAFLFFQSRRWFDLSLLILGLRFVSVYLEVFGSLLATGIGLIVSGAVILGFSILVFKMRERIRDAANQLFQEEELGI, from the coding sequence ATGAATTGGAAGAAAAAATTAAAAACTTGGGTAGATTCCGGACTCATTAGCCAGACTCAGGCAGAGTCCATTCTCAAATTCGAAGATTCCAAAAAAATTCCATATGTATTCTATTCCTTCCTGGCCTTAGGGATTGTAGTAATCGGCCTTGGGGTTATCGCAATGGTGGCGGCTAATTGGGACAAGATTCATTATTCCGTAAAATTATTTAATAGTTTTATGATACTTTCCGGGATAGGGATTGCAATTCTATACTCTCAAAAGAAAGAGATCTGGAATGATACAGTTCGTTATCTTTTAGTTTTACTTCTTTGTGTATTATTTTTTGCGAATATTGGACTGGTTTCCCAGGTATATCATACTCAGGGAAAATTATACCAGGGTTTGCTTCTTTGGTCAGGAATTACGATCTTACTTGTGATAATGTATCCGGGACGAATATTACAGCATCTTTGGATCGCAGTATTCAGTTCTTCTTTTTTAAGTTGGATTGACAATCATCCTGATATCGGTTGGAAAGAAAGAAGTCATTATTTTTCTCTCTTCTTCTTTGTAGCTTCTTGGGTATTTGCAGGAATTGCGATCTTTGCGGAGAAAAGATTAGAAACTAAAGAGAGTAAAACTTCTATTCTTGTGAATCCATTTTTACTATGGGCTTTCGGTTTCTTTTTAACTTCATCTATTTGGGGAAGTTTCGAAACTCATGATATTCCGAATTTAGACGGGGACCCTGAATTTGTCAGAAGATATGATCTTCCTTTTTCGTGGTATTGGCCTTTGCTTATCCCGATTCTTCTAATTGTAATTTCTCAAATTTTTAGAAAACGTTTTTCTCGTAGAAAGATCATCTTGCTTTCTATCTCCGGAATATTCCTCGGTTTCTTAAATTATCCTCAGGTTTTTCATTGGTATGGAAAATTTCCGGCAATGATATTTTTCTTTCTGGCATGGATACCGTTTGCATTCTTATTTTTCCAATCCAGAAGATGGTTTGATCTGTCTCTCTTGATTTTAGGGCTTAGATTTGTTTCAGTCTATCTGGAAGTATTCGGAAGTTTACTCGCCACAGGAATTGGACTGATAGTTTCAGGAGCAGTCATTTTGGGTTTCAGCATTTTAGTGTTTAAGATGAGGGAAAGGATCAGAGATGCTGCGAATCAACTCTTTCAAGAAGAGGAGCTTGGAATATGA
- a CDS encoding M48 family metalloprotease, whose translation MNKTSIRKYFLVLFLLFSLQGCGWMVDLVFPLDVDRFLGEQFYKAAVTGEDHGKVYKGKSLEKYLQSIVDRILKSKSIKYKDEFKYKVTIIDDDKVINAICAPGGYIFVYTGLLHFVKNEATLAGILSHEIAHAERRHSTKQLSTNITLYFSLYFVLSFVLGPDLASHAADIAGLSTNLLGLANSRSMEEEADEYGFDYMRSTPYYPGAIADFFKDIQKEKKINPELAGADIPLEKYLSTHPLDEDRISANEKRLKDAKIGAPNVKSYYKERYRTNIEKSLGTKEEED comes from the coding sequence ATGAATAAAACTTCTATTCGCAAATATTTTCTGGTATTATTTTTACTTTTTAGTCTCCAAGGCTGCGGTTGGATGGTGGATCTTGTTTTTCCTTTGGACGTGGACCGATTTTTAGGAGAACAATTTTATAAGGCCGCAGTGACTGGAGAAGATCACGGTAAAGTTTATAAAGGTAAGTCTTTAGAAAAATATCTGCAATCTATAGTGGACCGGATCTTAAAATCCAAATCCATCAAATATAAAGACGAATTCAAATATAAAGTAACCATAATAGACGATGATAAGGTCATTAATGCAATTTGTGCACCTGGCGGTTACATTTTCGTATATACTGGACTTCTTCATTTTGTGAAGAATGAGGCAACCCTGGCAGGGATTCTTTCTCATGAGATTGCTCATGCAGAAAGAAGGCATTCCACTAAACAATTATCCACGAATATTACTTTATACTTCTCCTTATATTTTGTGCTTTCCTTTGTGCTTGGTCCGGATCTGGCTTCACATGCGGCAGATATTGCAGGGCTTTCTACAAATCTATTGGGACTTGCAAATTCTCGTTCTATGGAAGAAGAAGCAGATGAATACGGATTTGATTATATGAGATCTACTCCTTATTATCCCGGAGCAATCGCAGATTTTTTCAAGGATATTCAAAAGGAGAAGAAGATAAATCCTGAGTTGGCGGGAGCCGACATTCCTTTAGAAAAATATTTAAGCACACATCCTCTAGACGAGGACAGAATTTCTGCCAATGAAAAAAGACTAAAAGATGCTAAAATCGGCGCACCAAATGTGAAATCTTATTATAAAGAAAGATATCGTACTAATATAGAAAAATCTTTGGGAACCAAAGAGGAAGAGGACTGA